The Meriones unguiculatus strain TT.TT164.6M chromosome 14, Bangor_MerUng_6.1, whole genome shotgun sequence sequence CTGGAGGGGGGCGGTCCTGGTGTTTTCGCCTCCCGCGAGCCTCTTAGAGTTTCTGATGTTAaaggtggggatgggggaggggaggtcgaTGCTGGCTTCTAGCTTAAGTTTCTCCTACCGATTGACTTTTAAAGTTCTAATTGGGCTGACGCAAGTTTAAAAGCCAGCTAGCTTCCTGGCAGCCTCAATACACAGACCTGTCTATCTTACCTAGGGACTGTCCGCAGACAGCAGGGCTTGCAACAAGCCCATATGCCTTTggcaaggcaaaaaaaaaaaaacaaaacaaaaaccaaacaacgaaacaaacacagacagacaacgCAGACCCATATTTTGAAAACAAGAAAGTTGCCTTTATTTCAAGCTCTCTGCTGAGGCGGGACGGGAATAAATAAATGGCTGAGGGAGGCCAGGGTGTTGAGGGGTCGGGCGCTCGGGCGCTCGGGCACTGGCTCTACGTCTTGCAGCACAGTCCGCAGCCAGAATTCTTACAGCAATGACAGCAGTACGTGCAGGTGGGGAAGTGTGTGTCACGCTTCTTTCGTGTCTGGATCAGCTTTGGGAAGGAGGAGAGGTGAGCGGCCTTGCTTGGGCACGAGAAAGGCTGGGGATGGGGGGGGAGGCCCAGCTGCTTACCATCCTGTCGGCACTGGATTCTGCCCTGTGCCATGGCTGGAGCGCTGCGGGCTGTCCGAGCTGCGAAAGCAGAAAAGGCACTGAGTATTACCAGCCAGCTTAGCTGACTTGTCTCTGCCAACTTGTTTCTGCCCCAGGGACTTGGGGACCTGTGTTCAGATGAAATTCCTAGAAGGGACCTCACTGCCCTGTCTCTTCCCGTCATTCCTGGGTTGTTCTGTTGAGCATCCCACCTTCTTTGCTC is a genomic window containing:
- the Hamp gene encoding hepcidin, which codes for MALSTQTQAACLLLLLIASLSSGAILQRQLGQPAALQPWHRAESSADRMLIQTRKKRDTHFPTCTYCCHCCKNSGCGLCCKT